The following proteins come from a genomic window of Azospirillum humicireducens:
- a CDS encoding transketolase family protein, producing MSTAANTTAKPRLKTSAMIASIAAEGQRTRPAPFGHALVELAKQRPEIVGMTADLGKYTDLHIFAQAYPDRFYQMGMAEQLLMGAASGMAHEGMMPFVTTYAVFASRRAYDFVHQTIAEENRNVKIACALPGLTSGYGPSHQAAEDLALMRAMPNMVVIDPCDAHEIEQVVPAMAAHQGPVYMRLLRGNVPLVLDEYDYTFELGKAKLLRDGADVLVISSGIMTMRALEVAQRLEADKVGVAVLHVPTIKPLDTETILREAGRTGRMVVVAENHTVIGGLGEAVAGTLLRGGVAPVFRQIGLPDEFLKAGALPTLHDLYGISTDAMAASIKGWL from the coding sequence ATGAGCACCGCTGCGAACACCACTGCGAAGCCGCGCCTGAAGACCTCCGCCATGATCGCCTCGATCGCGGCGGAAGGGCAGCGGACCAGGCCGGCCCCCTTCGGCCATGCGCTGGTCGAGCTGGCGAAGCAGCGGCCGGAGATCGTCGGCATGACCGCCGACCTTGGCAAATACACCGACCTGCACATCTTCGCCCAGGCTTATCCCGACCGCTTCTATCAGATGGGGATGGCCGAACAGCTGCTGATGGGTGCGGCGTCGGGCATGGCGCATGAGGGCATGATGCCCTTCGTCACCACCTACGCCGTCTTCGCCTCGCGCCGGGCCTACGACTTCGTCCACCAGACGATTGCGGAGGAGAACCGCAACGTCAAGATCGCCTGCGCCCTGCCTGGCCTGACCTCCGGCTACGGCCCCAGCCATCAGGCGGCCGAGGATCTGGCGCTGATGCGCGCCATGCCGAACATGGTGGTGATCGATCCCTGCGACGCGCACGAGATCGAGCAGGTGGTGCCGGCGATGGCCGCGCACCAGGGGCCGGTCTACATGCGCCTGCTGCGCGGCAACGTTCCGCTGGTTCTGGACGAGTACGACTACACATTCGAACTCGGCAAGGCCAAGCTGCTGCGCGACGGCGCCGACGTGCTGGTCATTTCGTCCGGCATCATGACGATGCGGGCGCTGGAGGTGGCGCAGCGGCTGGAGGCCGACAAGGTCGGCGTCGCCGTGCTGCATGTCCCGACCATCAAGCCGCTCGACACCGAGACCATCCTGCGTGAAGCCGGGCGCACCGGCCGCATGGTGGTGGTGGCGGAGAACCACACCGTCATCGGCGGGCTGGGCGAGGCGGTGGCCGGCACCCTGCTGCGCGGCGGCGTCGCCCCGGTCTTCCGCCAGATCGGCCTGCCGGACGAGTTCCTGAAGGCCGGCGCCCTGCCGACCCTGCACGACCTCTACGGCATCTCCACCGACGCCATGGCGGCGAGCATCAAGGGCTGGCTCTGA
- a CDS encoding transketolase has protein sequence MLETPSVDTALDTTPLGHNVPLAERAYRIRRNALLMGEVQGQGYIGQALDIADVLAVSYFHAMKYRPEDPHWEERDRFLLSNGHYAIALYAALIEAGIVPAEELETYGSDDSRLPMSGMASYTPGMEMSGGSLGLGLSIAVGIGLGLKRKSSASRVYTLFSDGELDEGSVWEAIMSAAHYKLDNLIAIVDVNNQQADGPSTQVMAFEPLVDKLEAFGWFVQRIYGNDMDAVVAAFDAAKSHPEAKPRMIVCDTKMGKGVPFLEAREKNHFIRVDAHEWQLALDALDAGRTA, from the coding sequence ATGCTGGAGACACCTTCCGTGGACACCGCACTCGACACCACCCCGCTGGGGCACAATGTGCCGCTGGCGGAACGCGCCTACCGCATCCGCCGCAACGCCCTGCTGATGGGCGAGGTGCAGGGGCAGGGTTATATCGGCCAGGCGCTCGACATCGCCGACGTTCTGGCGGTCTCCTACTTCCACGCCATGAAGTACCGGCCCGAGGACCCGCATTGGGAGGAGCGCGACCGCTTCCTGCTGTCCAACGGCCATTACGCCATCGCCCTCTATGCAGCCTTGATCGAGGCCGGCATCGTCCCGGCGGAAGAGCTGGAGACCTACGGCAGCGACGACAGCCGCCTGCCGATGTCGGGCATGGCCAGCTACACGCCGGGTATGGAGATGTCGGGCGGCTCGCTCGGCCTCGGCCTCAGCATCGCGGTCGGCATCGGGCTGGGGCTGAAGCGCAAGAGTTCGGCGAGCCGCGTCTACACCCTGTTCTCGGACGGTGAGCTGGACGAGGGCTCGGTGTGGGAAGCCATCATGTCGGCCGCCCATTACAAGCTCGACAACCTGATCGCCATCGTCGACGTCAACAACCAGCAGGCCGACGGCCCCTCCACCCAGGTGATGGCGTTCGAGCCGCTGGTGGACAAGCTGGAGGCCTTCGGCTGGTTCGTCCAGCGCATATACGGCAACGACATGGACGCGGTGGTCGCCGCCTTCGACGCCGCCAAGTCGCACCCCGAGGCCAAGCCGCGGATGATCGTCTGCGACACCAAGATGGGCAAGGGCGTGCCCTTCCTCGAAGCCCGCGAAAAGAACCATTTCATCCGTGTCGACGCGCACGAATGGCAGCTGGCGCTGGATGCGCTCGACGCCGGGAGGACCGCATGA
- a CDS encoding SDR family NAD(P)-dependent oxidoreductase, giving the protein MLLSNKVCVITGAASRRGIGRATARLFALHGGRAIILDLDGAQAAEAAAELGEAHRGYACDVTDRDACFAAATRVVEEFGRIDVLVNNAGITQPLKFMDIGPKNYEAVTDVSLRGTLYMSQAVVPHMRERKSGSIVCISSVSAQRGGGIFGGPHYSAAKAGVLGLAKAMARELGPDNVRVNSVTPGLIQTDITGGKLTDELRAEILKGIPLNRLGDAEDVARSCLFLASELSSYITGATLDVNGGMLIH; this is encoded by the coding sequence ATGCTGCTGTCCAACAAGGTCTGCGTGATCACCGGCGCCGCGTCGCGCCGTGGCATCGGCCGGGCGACCGCGAGGCTTTTCGCGCTGCATGGCGGGCGCGCGATCATCCTGGACCTCGACGGCGCCCAGGCGGCCGAAGCGGCCGCCGAACTGGGCGAGGCCCATCGCGGCTACGCCTGCGACGTGACCGACCGCGACGCCTGCTTCGCCGCCGCGACCCGCGTGGTCGAGGAGTTCGGCCGCATCGACGTGCTGGTCAACAATGCCGGCATCACCCAGCCGCTGAAGTTCATGGACATCGGCCCGAAGAACTACGAGGCGGTGACCGACGTCAGCCTGCGCGGCACGCTGTACATGAGCCAGGCGGTCGTCCCCCACATGCGGGAGCGCAAGTCGGGCTCCATCGTTTGCATCTCGTCGGTGTCGGCGCAGCGCGGCGGCGGCATCTTCGGCGGCCCGCACTACAGCGCGGCCAAGGCCGGCGTGCTGGGCCTCGCCAAGGCGATGGCGCGCGAACTGGGGCCGGACAATGTCCGCGTCAATTCGGTGACGCCCGGCCTGATCCAGACCGACATCACCGGCGGCAAGCTGACCGACGAGCTGCGGGCGGAAATCCTGAAGGGCATCCCGCTGAACCGCCTGGGCGACGCCGAGGATGTGGCCCGCTCCTGCCTGTTCCTGGCGTCGGAGCTGTCCTCCTACATCACCGGCGCCACGCTCGACGTCAACGGCGGCATGCTGATCCACTGA
- a CDS encoding LysR substrate-binding domain-containing protein — MRKRVSIKALQAFEAAARLGSFATAAEDLGLTPSAISHQVKILEEQLGLPLFHRVHRSVALTDAGRSFATEIVGAFARMETAIRNVTTSGSGTEILTVRSMPSFATQWLMPRLNRVKALHPAIDIRLQASVSPIDLTAGAVDVDIRYNPGPPPAGCMLEQFPEDIIVPMCSPALADGLVPIREPKDLSRHVLIHSEINIVGWRDWARRHRGVQLDMDRGLRFDRSFMAINAAVNGMGVCLDSLLLARQELQSGQLVVPFPTRGLRAQGHGFVTLKSTADLPKIRLFRQWLFGELDACRQWEDHYLASLGTPASGD, encoded by the coding sequence ATGCGGAAACGGGTCTCAATCAAGGCTTTGCAGGCGTTCGAGGCCGCTGCGCGGCTCGGTTCCTTCGCGACTGCGGCGGAGGATCTCGGACTGACGCCGTCGGCGATCAGCCATCAGGTGAAAATCCTGGAGGAACAGCTTGGCTTGCCGCTGTTCCATCGTGTTCACCGCTCGGTCGCCCTGACCGATGCCGGGCGCAGCTTCGCCACCGAGATCGTCGGCGCCTTCGCCCGGATGGAGACCGCGATCCGCAACGTCACCACGTCCGGCAGCGGCACCGAGATCCTCACCGTCCGCTCGATGCCCAGCTTCGCCACCCAATGGCTGATGCCAAGGCTGAACCGGGTGAAGGCGCTGCATCCCGCCATCGACATCCGGCTGCAGGCTTCGGTCTCACCCATCGACCTGACGGCGGGCGCGGTGGACGTCGACATCCGCTACAACCCCGGCCCGCCGCCGGCCGGCTGCATGCTGGAGCAGTTCCCGGAAGACATCATCGTGCCGATGTGCTCGCCCGCGCTGGCGGACGGGCTGGTCCCGATCCGCGAGCCGAAGGATCTGAGCCGCCATGTCCTGATCCATTCGGAAATCAACATCGTCGGCTGGCGCGACTGGGCGCGCCGGCACCGCGGCGTGCAGCTGGATATGGACCGCGGCCTGCGTTTCGACCGCTCCTTCATGGCGATCAACGCCGCGGTGAACGGCATGGGGGTGTGCCTGGACAGCCTTCTGCTCGCCCGGCAGGAGCTTCAGTCCGGGCAGCTGGTCGTCCCCTTCCCCACCCGCGGCCTGCGGGCGCAGGGGCATGGCTTCGTCACGTTGAAATCGACCGCCGACCTGCCGAAGATCCGGCTGTTCCGCCAATGGCTGTTCGGCGAGCTGGATGCCTGCCGCCAGTGGGAGGACCATTATCTCGCCTCGCTCGGAACGCCCGCATCGGGCGACTGA
- a CDS encoding efflux RND transporter permease subunit, translated as MRLGLSGWLTRTFIRSPLTPLLLLASLVVGTVALLSLPREEEPQISVPMVEVHVRADGLRADDAVELVTKPLEEIVKAIDGVEHVYSQTLDDGAVVTARFVVGTPSDNAILRVHEKLRANYDRMPLGIPEPLVVGRGIDDVAILTLTLFPRAEAAARWDDNALWTAADRMLAELVKTEDVGLTYIVGGRPDQIRVEPDPERLALAGVTLNQLVDKVRNANRSFQVGQLRARGGSLPAVAGQTLQGVPDIGLLLLTTRDGRPVYVKDVADVIVGARPEEARAWHMVPDGKGGLTRVPAVTIAVAKRAGANAVVIADHVLERLHALRSAGLPPDLEVAVTRNYGETADEKVDELLFHLALATLSIVLLVAAAIGWREGAVVFVVIPTTILLTMFASWAMGYTINRVSLFALIFSIGILVDDAIVVVENIDRHWSMRDGRSRIQAAIEAVAEVGNPTIVATLTVVAALLPMMFVSGMMGPYMSPIPANASAAMLFSFFVAMVLTPWLMVKLRRGGMPPAHGDREGGHHGGAEAHGGRLGHFYLAAARPVVRSKRSAWAFLLAVGVATLASLLLFYSKDVTVKLLPFDNKSELQVVVDLPEGASLEDTERALFAAADRIAGLPELTGIQAYAGTASPFNFNGLVRQSNLRRQPHKGDLQVALAARAERSRSSHEVAIDLRRRLAAVPFPAGTVVKVVEVPPGPPVLSTLLAEIYGPDAETRRKTAALVREAFRQVDFIVDIDGTVRQPGERLRFALDHGNLDFFGVEEEAVYDTLQALLGGVPVGYSHRGAGRLPMEISVRLPKSDLFLSERVLATPVPGRRGSVELGNLVTMTREPASHPVFRHNGRFAEMVQAELAGRFEAPIYGMLAVQDRLSQIDWRAVGLDRPPEVRLHGQPADETRPSILWDGEWEITYVTFRDMGAAFAVAILGIYLLVVAQFGSFKLPLVILVPVPLTLIGILLGHWLFAAPFTATSMIGFIALAGIIVRNSILLVDFIRHLRDDPKGHDGRPIRDIVLEAGAIRFKPILLTALAAMIGAAFILTDPIFQGLAISMLFGLASSTLLTVLVIPAIYVALRGGTPSPASTPPPA; from the coding sequence ATGAGGCTCGGCCTGTCCGGCTGGCTGACGCGGACCTTCATCCGCTCGCCGCTGACCCCTCTGCTGCTGCTGGCCTCGCTGGTGGTCGGGACGGTCGCCCTGCTCTCCCTCCCGCGCGAGGAGGAGCCGCAGATCAGCGTCCCGATGGTCGAGGTCCATGTCCGCGCCGACGGGCTGCGCGCCGACGATGCGGTGGAGCTGGTGACCAAGCCGCTGGAGGAGATCGTCAAGGCCATCGACGGCGTCGAGCATGTCTACAGCCAGACGCTGGACGACGGCGCCGTCGTGACGGCCCGCTTCGTTGTCGGCACGCCCTCCGACAATGCCATCCTGCGCGTGCACGAGAAGCTGCGCGCCAATTACGACCGCATGCCGCTCGGCATTCCGGAACCGCTGGTCGTCGGGCGCGGAATCGACGACGTGGCGATCCTGACGCTGACGCTGTTTCCCCGCGCGGAAGCGGCGGCGCGCTGGGATGACAACGCGCTGTGGACGGCGGCCGACCGCATGCTGGCCGAGCTGGTGAAGACCGAGGATGTCGGCCTGACCTACATCGTCGGTGGCCGGCCGGACCAGATCCGGGTGGAGCCGGACCCGGAACGCCTCGCCCTGGCCGGCGTCACGCTGAACCAGCTGGTCGACAAGGTGAGGAACGCCAACCGCTCCTTCCAGGTCGGACAGCTGCGCGCGCGGGGCGGCAGCCTGCCGGCGGTGGCGGGCCAGACCCTGCAGGGCGTTCCCGACATCGGCCTGCTGCTGCTGACCACGCGCGACGGGCGCCCGGTCTATGTGAAGGACGTCGCCGATGTGATCGTCGGTGCCCGGCCGGAGGAGGCGCGGGCCTGGCACATGGTGCCGGACGGCAAGGGCGGGCTGACCCGCGTGCCGGCGGTCACCATCGCCGTCGCCAAGCGGGCGGGGGCCAACGCCGTGGTCATCGCCGACCATGTGCTGGAGCGTCTGCACGCCCTGCGCTCGGCCGGACTGCCGCCGGACCTGGAGGTCGCCGTCACCCGTAACTATGGCGAGACGGCCGACGAGAAGGTGGACGAGCTGCTGTTCCATCTGGCGCTCGCCACCCTGTCCATCGTGCTGCTGGTGGCTGCGGCCATCGGCTGGCGCGAGGGGGCGGTGGTCTTCGTGGTCATCCCCACCACGATCCTGCTGACCATGTTCGCCTCCTGGGCGATGGGCTACACCATCAACCGCGTCAGCCTGTTCGCGCTGATCTTCTCCATCGGCATCCTGGTGGACGACGCCATCGTGGTGGTGGAGAACATCGACCGCCACTGGTCGATGCGCGACGGCCGCTCCCGCATCCAGGCCGCCATCGAGGCGGTGGCCGAGGTCGGCAACCCCACCATCGTCGCCACCCTGACGGTGGTCGCGGCCCTGCTGCCGATGATGTTCGTCTCCGGCATGATGGGGCCGTACATGAGCCCGATCCCGGCCAATGCGTCGGCCGCCATGCTCTTCAGCTTCTTCGTCGCCATGGTGCTGACGCCCTGGCTGATGGTGAAGCTGCGCCGCGGCGGGATGCCGCCCGCGCATGGCGATCGGGAGGGGGGCCATCATGGCGGCGCCGAGGCCCATGGCGGGCGCCTTGGCCACTTCTATCTGGCGGCGGCGCGGCCGGTGGTGCGCAGCAAGCGGTCGGCCTGGGCCTTCCTGCTGGCGGTGGGCGTCGCCACGCTGGCCTCGCTCCTGCTGTTCTACAGCAAGGACGTGACGGTCAAGCTGCTGCCCTTCGACAACAAGTCGGAGCTTCAGGTTGTCGTCGATTTGCCGGAGGGTGCGTCGCTGGAGGATACGGAGCGCGCGCTGTTCGCCGCCGCCGACCGCATCGCCGGCCTGCCCGAGCTGACCGGCATCCAGGCCTATGCCGGCACCGCCTCGCCCTTCAACTTCAACGGCCTGGTCCGCCAATCCAATCTGCGCCGCCAGCCGCACAAGGGTGACCTGCAGGTCGCTCTCGCGGCTCGGGCGGAACGGTCGCGCTCCAGCCACGAGGTGGCGATCGACCTGCGCCGGCGGCTTGCCGCCGTGCCCTTCCCGGCGGGGACCGTGGTGAAGGTGGTGGAGGTTCCGCCGGGGCCGCCCGTGCTGTCCACGCTGCTGGCCGAGATCTACGGTCCGGATGCGGAAACCCGCCGAAAGACCGCCGCTCTGGTGCGCGAGGCGTTCCGGCAGGTCGATTTCATCGTCGATATCGACGGCACCGTCCGCCAGCCGGGGGAGCGCCTGCGCTTCGCCCTCGACCACGGCAACCTGGATTTCTTCGGCGTGGAGGAGGAGGCGGTCTACGACACGCTGCAGGCCCTGCTCGGCGGGGTGCCGGTGGGGTATTCCCATCGCGGCGCCGGGCGGTTGCCGATGGAGATCTCCGTCCGCCTGCCGAAATCGGACCTGTTCCTGTCGGAGCGCGTGCTGGCGACGCCGGTGCCCGGCCGGCGCGGATCGGTGGAGCTTGGCAACCTCGTCACCATGACCAGGGAGCCGGCCTCCCATCCGGTTTTCCGGCATAACGGGCGCTTCGCCGAGATGGTGCAGGCGGAGCTGGCCGGCAGGTTCGAGGCGCCGATCTACGGCATGCTGGCGGTGCAGGACCGCCTGTCGCAGATCGACTGGCGCGCCGTCGGGCTGGACCGTCCGCCGGAGGTGCGGCTGCATGGCCAGCCGGCGGACGAAACCCGGCCCAGCATCCTGTGGGACGGCGAATGGGAGATCACCTATGTCACCTTCCGCGACATGGGGGCGGCCTTTGCCGTCGCCATCCTCGGCATCTATCTGCTGGTGGTGGCCCAGTTCGGCAGTTTCAAGCTGCCGCTGGTCATCCTGGTCCCGGTGCCGCTGACGCTGATCGGCATCCTGCTCGGCCATTGGCTGTTCGCGGCGCCCTTCACCGCCACGTCGATGATCGGCTTCATCGCGCTGGCCGGGATCATCGTCCGCAATTCCATCCTGCTGGTCGATTTCATCCGCCATCTGCGCGACGATCCCAAGGGGCATGACGGACGTCCGATCCGCGACATCGTGCTGGAGGCCGGGGCGATCCGCTTCAAGCCGATCCTGCTGACGGCGCTGGCCGCGATGATCGGGGCGGCCTTCATCCTGACCGACCCGATCTTCCAGGGGCTGGCGATCTCCATGCTGTTCGGGCTTGCCAGTTCCACCCTGCTGACCGTTCTGGTCATCCCCGCCATCTACGTCGCGCTTCGCGGCGGCACCCCGTCCCCGGCCTCAACCCCACCACCGGCGTGA
- a CDS encoding efflux RND transporter periplasmic adaptor subunit, protein MSTRKSAFPALPILALLLCCISVPLAAEEGRMTVESRPVEDLKSVFATVDSVRQAKARTRIGGTLSGLTVLEGDRVEVGQVIATVGDPKLPLQIAALDARLQSLQAQQRQAEIELDRARQLRATGIGSQQKLDDATTALDVVRAQMAAMKADRAVVEQQLREGNVLAPAAGRVLQVPLVDGVVVLAGEAVATIATESYVLRLRLPERHARFMKQGDPVLVGARGLAPDSAAGLARGTVRRVYPELEDGQVVADAEVSGLGDYFVGERVRVLVATGSREAILIPPDYLARRLGLDMVRLAGGVEIPVQVGRPVPGEGSSAVEILSGLRPGDVIVKAGAAR, encoded by the coding sequence ATGAGCACCCGCAAGAGCGCCTTTCCGGCGCTTCCCATCCTCGCCCTCCTGCTGTGTTGCATTTCCGTTCCGCTTGCGGCGGAGGAAGGCCGCATGACCGTGGAAAGCCGGCCCGTTGAGGATCTGAAATCCGTCTTCGCCACGGTGGACAGCGTCCGTCAGGCCAAGGCGCGGACCCGGATCGGCGGCACCCTGTCCGGCCTGACGGTGCTGGAAGGCGATCGGGTGGAGGTGGGGCAGGTGATCGCCACGGTCGGCGACCCGAAGCTGCCGCTGCAGATCGCGGCGCTCGATGCCCGTCTGCAGTCGCTCCAGGCGCAGCAGCGTCAGGCGGAGATCGAGCTCGACCGTGCCCGCCAGCTGCGCGCCACCGGCATCGGCAGCCAGCAGAAGCTCGACGACGCGACGACCGCGCTCGACGTGGTCCGCGCCCAGATGGCCGCCATGAAGGCCGACCGCGCCGTGGTCGAACAGCAGCTCCGGGAGGGCAACGTGCTGGCCCCGGCGGCCGGCCGGGTGCTGCAGGTGCCGCTGGTCGACGGCGTCGTGGTGCTGGCGGGGGAGGCGGTGGCGACCATCGCCACGGAAAGCTACGTGCTGCGCCTGCGCCTGCCCGAGCGTCACGCCCGCTTCATGAAGCAGGGCGATCCCGTTCTGGTCGGCGCCCGCGGCCTCGCTCCGGATTCGGCGGCGGGCCTCGCCCGCGGAACGGTGCGCCGGGTCTATCCCGAACTGGAGGACGGGCAGGTGGTGGCGGATGCCGAGGTCTCGGGCCTCGGCGACTATTTCGTCGGCGAGCGGGTGCGGGTTCTGGTCGCCACCGGCAGCCGCGAGGCGATTCTCATCCCACCGGACTATCTGGCCCGGCGGCTGGGGCTGGACATGGTGCGGCTTGCTGGCGGGGTCGAGATCCCGGTTCAGGTCGGGCGCCCGGTTCCGGGTGAAGGTTCGAGTGCCGTCGAGATCCTGTCCGGCCTGCGGCCCGGCGACGTGATCGTCAAGGCGGGGGCGGCACGATGA
- a CDS encoding YgaP family membrane protein, translating into MNIDRIVMAFAGTVILAGLALSQLHSMAWLWLPAFVGANMLQAAFTGFCPLAIVLKKAGARPGCAFN; encoded by the coding sequence ATGAACATCGACCGCATCGTCATGGCCTTCGCAGGAACCGTCATCCTGGCCGGCCTCGCCCTGTCGCAGCTTCACAGCATGGCGTGGCTGTGGCTGCCCGCCTTCGTCGGCGCGAACATGCTGCAGGCCGCCTTCACCGGCTTCTGCCCGCTGGCCATCGTGCTGAAGAAGGCCGGCGCCCGCCCCGGCTGCGCCTTCAACTGA
- a CDS encoding carboxymuconolactone decarboxylase family protein: MHKNWPDMTVELSGAIRELRGGAPEVMKAFSGIAQAALKANALDTKTKELIALAIAVAIRCDGCVAFHAEAAVKQGATREEVMETMGMAVYMGAGPSVMYAAQALEAYDQFAEKAKVTA; the protein is encoded by the coding sequence ATGCACAAGAACTGGCCCGACATGACGGTCGAACTGTCCGGCGCCATCCGCGAGTTGCGCGGCGGCGCGCCGGAGGTGATGAAGGCCTTTTCCGGCATCGCCCAGGCGGCGCTGAAGGCGAACGCGCTCGACACCAAGACGAAGGAACTGATCGCGCTGGCCATTGCCGTGGCCATCCGCTGCGACGGCTGCGTCGCCTTCCACGCCGAGGCCGCGGTGAAGCAGGGCGCCACCCGCGAGGAGGTGATGGAGACCATGGGCATGGCCGTCTACATGGGCGCCGGCCCATCCGTCATGTATGCAGCCCAGGCGCTGGAAGCCTACGACCAGTTCGCGGAGAAGGCCAAGGTCACGGCCTGA